The proteins below are encoded in one region of Flavobacterium nackdongense:
- the secDF gene encoding protein translocase subunit SecDF, with product MQNKGLIKFFAILFALVSIYQLSFTFVSNKVKNDAKSFAKGNPEAEFKYLDSIGKENVFNLGFTKFTYNEVKDKQINKGLDLEGGINVILQISVKDVLKGLTNNSKNPVFNKSLADATANQKGNQTYIDAFFEAFEANSKGTVKLASPDIFANRTLQGEIDFKMTDKEAQKVIRKKVDESVDSAFGVLRKRIDKFGVTQPNIQKLGESGRILVELPGAKDVDRIKKLLQSTAQLEFWETYKIDEIGNFLMAANEALKKTEIKTPEVKAVAKDTLSALLTDKTDSVDAKKGNNPILDKIIQQGGGPVLGMFSPKDTAVVGGYLRRADIRVLLAPDQHYAKFVWGKPTTLTDAKGKEVDAVELYALKGNRDNAASMGGGVVTDANDTFDQLGKPAVSMQMNGQGAKAWEELTGRAYAQKSNIAIVLDNVVYSAPGVSSGPISGGRSEISGNFEIAETKDLANVLRAGKLPAAADIIQSEVVGPSLGQEAIDNGTNSALLGLLLVSLWMMVYYGRSGWYANIALAVNLLFLFGILASLGAVLTLPGIAGIVLTMGTAVDANIIIYERAKEELRSGKTLEEAVVASYSWKGAMRSIVDANVTHILTGGVLFIFGSGPIKGFATTLLIGIVTSLFTSIFIARIFIDRRIQQGGKLSFVTNFSKNFFTNFHFDFLSIKKWTYAFSAIVTIVSVYSLATNGLDQGVDFVGGRTFQIRFEKPVVAEEIKEDLTKVFGSAEAKVFGNDNQLKITTKYKVKDHGIQADEEVNKLLFDNLKKHYSAGLTYDKFVNAYDGKKLGILQASKVGPTVAEDIKTNAYWAVLGAMLIVGLYLIISFRKWQYSLGAIAAVVHDVIFVLGIYSLCYKFMPFGMEIDQHFIAAILTVIGYSMNDTVIVFDRVREYLGSKKAKGNFNSIVNQSINSTMSRTINTSLTMILVLLIMFVFGGESIRGFIFAMLIGIIVGTYSSLFIATPVLCDTMSEEEHKKIEQEHNA from the coding sequence ATGCAGAATAAAGGACTTATTAAATTTTTCGCAATTTTATTTGCACTGGTAAGCATTTACCAACTTTCTTTCACTTTCGTTTCAAATAAAGTAAAAAACGATGCTAAATCTTTTGCCAAGGGTAATCCGGAAGCAGAATTTAAATATCTTGACTCCATTGGAAAAGAAAATGTTTTCAATCTTGGCTTTACAAAATTCACTTACAACGAAGTAAAAGACAAACAAATCAATAAAGGTCTTGACTTAGAAGGTGGTATCAATGTGATATTGCAAATTTCTGTAAAGGATGTTTTAAAAGGATTGACTAATAATTCTAAAAATCCGGTTTTCAATAAATCTTTGGCTGATGCTACGGCTAACCAAAAAGGAAATCAAACTTATATCGATGCATTTTTCGAAGCTTTTGAAGCCAATTCAAAAGGAACCGTAAAATTAGCTTCTCCTGATATTTTTGCAAATAGAACATTGCAAGGGGAAATTGATTTTAAAATGACGGATAAAGAAGCCCAAAAAGTGATTCGCAAAAAAGTGGATGAATCAGTGGATAGTGCTTTTGGAGTATTAAGAAAACGTATCGATAAATTCGGAGTTACACAACCTAACATTCAAAAATTAGGTGAATCTGGAAGAATTCTTGTAGAACTTCCAGGTGCGAAAGATGTAGATAGAATTAAAAAATTATTACAAAGTACCGCTCAATTAGAGTTCTGGGAAACGTATAAAATTGATGAAATAGGTAATTTCTTAATGGCTGCTAACGAGGCATTGAAAAAAACCGAAATCAAAACTCCAGAAGTTAAAGCTGTTGCAAAAGATACTTTAAGTGCTTTATTGACGGATAAAACTGATTCAGTCGATGCAAAAAAAGGAAATAATCCTATACTAGACAAGATAATTCAACAAGGAGGTGGGCCGGTTTTGGGAATGTTCTCTCCGAAAGATACCGCTGTAGTTGGAGGGTATTTGAGAAGAGCAGATATTAGAGTTTTATTAGCTCCAGACCAGCATTATGCCAAATTTGTTTGGGGAAAACCAACCACATTGACAGATGCTAAAGGAAAAGAAGTTGATGCAGTAGAATTATATGCATTAAAAGGGAACAGAGACAATGCTGCTTCAATGGGTGGCGGAGTTGTTACTGATGCAAATGATACATTCGATCAATTGGGAAAACCTGCAGTTTCTATGCAAATGAATGGGCAAGGGGCAAAAGCTTGGGAAGAATTGACAGGCAGAGCTTATGCTCAAAAAAGCAATATCGCTATTGTTTTGGATAATGTGGTTTATTCTGCTCCGGGTGTTTCTAGTGGCCCAATTTCGGGTGGAAGATCTGAAATTTCAGGAAATTTTGAAATTGCAGAAACTAAAGATTTAGCCAATGTACTACGTGCAGGTAAACTTCCTGCAGCAGCCGATATCATTCAATCAGAAGTAGTAGGACCATCCTTAGGTCAGGAAGCTATTGATAACGGAACAAATTCAGCACTTTTAGGTTTGTTATTAGTGTCACTTTGGATGATGGTGTATTACGGTCGTTCAGGTTGGTATGCTAATATTGCCTTAGCAGTCAATTTATTATTCTTATTCGGAATTTTGGCGAGTTTAGGTGCGGTACTTACTTTGCCTGGAATTGCCGGTATCGTTTTGACAATGGGTACTGCAGTTGATGCGAACATCATTATTTATGAAAGAGCTAAAGAAGAATTGCGTTCTGGCAAAACATTGGAAGAGGCTGTTGTAGCTTCGTACAGTTGGAAAGGTGCTATGCGTTCTATTGTAGATGCAAACGTAACTCATATTTTAACAGGTGGTGTATTGTTTATTTTTGGTTCAGGACCAATCAAAGGATTTGCTACCACTTTATTAATTGGTATTGTAACTTCGTTATTTACCTCAATATTTATTGCAAGAATATTTATTGATAGAAGAATTCAACAAGGCGGAAAATTATCATTTGTAACTAATTTTTCTAAAAACTTCTTTACTAATTTCCACTTCGATTTCTTGAGCATCAAAAAATGGACGTATGCTTTTTCAGCCATCGTTACTATTGTGAGTGTGTATTCATTAGCTACTAATGGACTGGATCAAGGGGTTGATTTTGTTGGAGGAAGAACGTTTCAAATTCGTTTTGAAAAACCAGTTGTAGCCGAAGAAATAAAAGAAGATTTAACAAAAGTATTTGGTAGCGCCGAAGCAAAAGTTTTTGGTAACGACAATCAGTTGAAGATTACTACAAAATATAAAGTGAAAGATCACGGAATTCAGGCCGATGAAGAAGTGAACAAATTATTGTTTGATAATTTGAAAAAACATTATTCTGCTGGATTGACTTATGATAAGTTTGTAAATGCTTATGATGGGAAAAAATTAGGGATTTTACAAGCTTCTAAAGTAGGACCAACAGTAGCTGAGGATATCAAAACCAATGCGTACTGGGCTGTTCTTGGAGCCATGCTTATCGTAGGATTGTATTTGATAATCAGTTTTAGAAAATGGCAATACAGTTTAGGTGCGATTGCTGCGGTGGTACACGACGTAATATTTGTTTTGGGTATTTACTCCTTGTGTTATAAATTCATGCCTTTCGGTATGGAAATTGACCAGCACTTTATCGCTGCGATTCTTACTGTTATCGGGTACTCTATGAATGATACCGTAATTGTATTTGACAGAGTACGTGAATATTTGGGTAGTAAGAAAGCCAAAGGAAACTTCAACAGTATCGTCAATCAATCGATTAACAGTACCATGTCAAGAACAATTAATACTTCATTGACGATGATTTTAGTATTATTGATTATGTTCGTATTTGGTGGTGAGTCGATTCGTGGATTTATTTTTGCGATGTTAATCGGTATTATTGTGGGAACATATTCGTCATTGTTTATCGCAACACCAGTTTTGTGTGATACAATGTCTGAAGAAGAACATAAAAAAATCGAACAAGAACACAATGCATAA
- a CDS encoding T9SS type B sorting domain-containing protein, with protein MMKIVIKSFVFLLLISSLSKASVFAKISVNSSVSKTLITSPPTVYSPVTYWQNCTTPLVAIPSVGATLNWYLTNAPTEIPTAVAPIPNTTIIGTAIATYYVSQTIAGVESIRVPIVVNVAVDNGAAILGLRCDASQIPNYSSGYTPPATINNSVFFDWGNNSLISNSYNFSYTIQGGAPVIGTTGTSHWLVPNMLPGQSATLILTSASHPCVPSQTMKCSVPCGSSTTTPTFTSTPTTYCLNDVVVLPTTSTNGITGAWSPSSVDTSSMGTITYTFTPDPIVFPCALKTTLSISVEPIEPDFSDFSICSGDVAPVLSSVSPNGITGSWNPATVDNLADGAYVFTPDPGQACTPSVKIINVTVNPSNTINTLNWTTTDDFTKIQIVTVTDPLGANFVYQMDDGPLQTSTIFEKVSPGLHSITVKDVNGCSALTNNNVLIIGYSKYFTPNGDTYNDSWNINTLSDLSPNSRIYIFDRYGKLLKDISPGGSGWDGTYLGRPMPADDYWFTVEYSEQNSVKKYKSHFSLKR; from the coding sequence ATGATGAAAATTGTAATCAAGTCGTTTGTCTTTCTACTTTTGATCAGTTCTTTATCAAAAGCGTCTGTTTTTGCTAAAATTAGTGTCAATAGTTCTGTCAGCAAAACTCTTATAACATCTCCACCAACGGTATATTCGCCAGTAACCTATTGGCAAAATTGTACTACTCCTTTAGTAGCTATTCCCTCAGTAGGAGCAACATTGAATTGGTATCTCACAAATGCACCAACAGAAATTCCAACTGCTGTTGCTCCGATTCCTAACACGACTATAATTGGCACAGCAATAGCAACATATTATGTGAGTCAGACTATTGCTGGTGTGGAGAGTATTCGTGTTCCGATTGTTGTAAATGTAGCAGTTGATAATGGTGCTGCTATTCTAGGATTGAGGTGTGATGCGTCACAAATTCCAAATTATTCTTCTGGCTACACGCCTCCAGCTACAATTAATAATTCTGTCTTTTTTGATTGGGGAAACAATTCATTAATTTCTAATTCCTATAATTTTTCATATACTATTCAAGGAGGGGCGCCAGTGATAGGAACAACAGGTACCTCCCATTGGTTAGTGCCTAATATGTTGCCAGGGCAATCAGCTACTTTGATATTGACATCAGCTTCACATCCTTGCGTACCATCACAAACTATGAAATGTAGCGTTCCCTGCGGGTCATCTACAACAACTCCTACCTTTACTTCAACACCCACTACCTACTGTTTGAATGATGTGGTAGTGTTGCCTACAACTTCAACGAATGGAATAACCGGTGCTTGGAGCCCCTCAAGTGTCGACACTTCGTCTATGGGGACCATAACCTACACTTTTACGCCAGATCCAATAGTATTTCCTTGTGCGCTGAAAACCACGCTAAGTATTTCTGTCGAACCTATTGAGCCTGATTTTAGCGATTTTTCTATTTGTTCAGGTGATGTAGCACCAGTTTTAAGTTCAGTTTCCCCAAATGGAATAACGGGATCCTGGAATCCAGCAACAGTGGATAATTTGGCTGACGGCGCTTATGTTTTTACTCCAGATCCAGGACAGGCCTGTACGCCATCCGTTAAAATCATTAACGTAACAGTCAATCCGTCCAATACAATCAATACGTTGAATTGGACGACAACCGATGATTTTACTAAAATTCAAATAGTGACCGTTACGGACCCATTAGGGGCTAATTTTGTATACCAAATGGATGATGGCCCACTGCAAACAAGTACCATTTTTGAAAAGGTCTCCCCTGGACTTCATTCTATCACTGTTAAAGATGTAAATGGTTGCAGTGCATTGACAAATAACAATGTCCTAATTATTGGTTATTCAAAATATTTCACACCAAATGGGGATACGTATAACGATTCTTGGAATATCAATACCCTAAGTGATTTGTCTCCAAATTCTAGGATTTATATTTTCGATCGTTACGGAAAATTATTGAAAGATATTAGTCCGGGTGGTTCTGGCTGGGATGGAACCTACTTGGGCAGGCCAATGCCTGCAGATGACTATTGGTTTACGGTGGAATATTCGGAACAAAATAGTGTCAAAAAATACAAATCGCATTTTTCTTTAAAGCGATAA
- the lgt gene encoding prolipoprotein diacylglyceryl transferase, translating to MTPSSNLIWNPSEGIDLGFFVIRYYSLMFVIAFGLGWYIMKNIFERENEPVEKLDTLFIWTVLATLVGARLGHVFFYDWEYYSNHFIEILLPIRENPEGTLFHFISGWEFTGYTGLASHGAAISIIITMYFYSKNILKRSQMWILDRIVIPVASGAIFVRFGNFFNSEIVGNVTTSPLGVRFVRDQFSAREAVNATQLASPKEAYHAIATNPQFSDLLQQVPAKHPAQLYEAGCYIFVFAILFFLYWKTDVREKSGYLFGLFLVLLWSVRFVVEYVKESQGGFESALGLFSTGQWLSIPFILIGLYFVFTAEKPVHL from the coding sequence ATGACACCATCTTCAAATTTAATTTGGAATCCATCAGAAGGAATTGATTTAGGATTTTTCGTAATTCGCTATTACAGTTTAATGTTTGTAATTGCTTTTGGACTCGGTTGGTACATTATGAAAAACATTTTCGAACGAGAAAACGAGCCCGTAGAAAAATTAGATACACTTTTTATTTGGACCGTTTTAGCCACCTTGGTTGGCGCTCGTTTAGGGCATGTATTCTTTTACGATTGGGAATATTACAGCAATCATTTTATTGAAATTTTGCTGCCAATAAGAGAAAATCCAGAGGGAACGCTTTTTCATTTTATTAGTGGATGGGAATTTACCGGCTATACTGGTTTGGCAAGCCACGGAGCAGCAATTTCAATAATAATAACCATGTACTTTTATAGTAAAAACATACTTAAAAGATCACAAATGTGGATTTTAGACAGAATAGTAATACCTGTGGCAAGTGGGGCAATCTTTGTTCGTTTTGGCAATTTTTTCAATTCTGAAATAGTCGGAAACGTGACAACCTCTCCATTAGGGGTTCGATTTGTTCGAGATCAATTTAGTGCACGTGAAGCGGTAAACGCAACGCAATTGGCTTCGCCAAAAGAGGCTTATCATGCTATTGCAACCAATCCACAATTTTCAGATCTTTTGCAACAAGTCCCTGCCAAACACCCAGCCCAATTATACGAAGCTGGTTGCTATATTTTTGTATTTGCCATTCTTTTCTTTTTATATTGGAAAACAGATGTTAGAGAAAAATCAGGCTATTTATTTGGTCTTTTTCTGGTGCTTTTGTGGTCGGTACGATTCGTAGTGGAATATGTAAAAGAAAGTCAAGGTGGTTTCGAAAGTGCTTTAGGATTATTTTCAACTGGACAATGGCTCAGTATTCCTTTTATATTAATTGGATTGTATTTTGTTTTCACTGCCGAAAAACCAGTGCATTTATAA
- the yidD gene encoding membrane protein insertion efficiency factor YidD produces MLNKILIYPFVLLVRFYQGAISPFTPSSCRFEPTCSSYMIEALQKHGLLYGGYLGLKRILSCHPWGKTGYDPVPSKECNDKHGEN; encoded by the coding sequence ATGCTCAACAAAATCCTCATATATCCTTTTGTACTGCTTGTTCGGTTTTATCAAGGTGCAATTTCGCCTTTTACTCCGTCGTCCTGCCGATTTGAGCCCACCTGCTCTAGCTATATGATTGAAGCGCTACAAAAACACGGTTTGTTGTATGGTGGTTATTTAGGGTTAAAAAGAATTTTGAGTTGTCATCCTTGGGGCAAAACGGGCTATGATCCTGTTCCATCAAAAGAATGCAATGATAAGCACGGAGAAAATTAG
- the cysS gene encoding cysteine--tRNA ligase has protein sequence MPQFKSQTLKIYNTLSGEKEVFKPIHDGNVGMYVCGPTVYSNVHLGNVRTFMSFDVIFRYFLHLGYKTRYVRNITDAGHLTDDGNVENDRFVKQSRLEKLEPMEVVQKYTVDFHQVLDKFNFLAPTIEPTATGHIIEQIELIQKLITDGFAYETEGSVYFDVFEYNKKGLNYGELSNRNIDELFANTRDLDGQNEKKNPQDFALWKNASPAHIMRWNSPWGEGFPGWHLECTAMSTKYLGEHFDIHGGGMDLKFPHHECEVAQGKACNGTTPVNIWMHTNMLTMNGLRMSKSTGNYILPMELLSGENTFFEKKFQPNVVRFCFLQAHYRSVLDISNEAMIASEKGLNRLLEGVKLLHNIQPKSSSSFSVNDWITSCYEAMNDDFNTPILIANLFEGVRYINLLNDNVATLNAEDLKSFSQSVNQFLFEVLGLKDEKSIENNNEKLEGVVNLLIQMRNEARANKDFALSDQIRNQLITLGIQLKDGKEGTTFSVQ, from the coding sequence ATGCCTCAATTCAAATCCCAAACCTTAAAAATATACAATACACTTTCGGGTGAAAAGGAAGTTTTCAAGCCCATTCACGACGGCAACGTTGGAATGTACGTTTGTGGGCCAACAGTTTACAGCAATGTCCATTTAGGAAATGTGAGAACTTTTATGTCATTCGATGTCATCTTTAGGTATTTTTTGCACTTGGGTTACAAAACCCGTTATGTTCGCAATATTACCGATGCAGGGCATTTGACCGATGATGGCAATGTAGAAAACGACCGCTTTGTAAAACAATCACGACTGGAAAAATTAGAACCTATGGAAGTGGTTCAAAAATATACCGTCGATTTTCATCAAGTTTTAGATAAGTTTAATTTTTTGGCTCCCACCATTGAGCCTACCGCAACGGGACATATTATTGAACAAATAGAATTGATTCAAAAATTGATTACTGATGGTTTTGCCTATGAAACAGAGGGCTCTGTCTATTTCGATGTCTTTGAATACAACAAAAAAGGGTTGAATTATGGTGAACTAAGCAACCGAAATATTGATGAATTATTTGCTAACACCCGAGATTTAGACGGTCAAAACGAAAAGAAAAATCCGCAAGATTTTGCCTTATGGAAAAATGCTTCTCCGGCTCACATTATGCGTTGGAATTCTCCTTGGGGCGAAGGTTTTCCGGGTTGGCATTTAGAATGTACCGCTATGAGTACCAAATATTTAGGAGAACATTTTGACATTCACGGAGGTGGGATGGATTTAAAATTCCCACATCACGAATGTGAAGTAGCTCAAGGCAAAGCGTGCAACGGCACTACCCCAGTCAATATCTGGATGCATACCAATATGCTGACTATGAATGGTTTACGAATGAGTAAATCGACAGGAAATTATATTTTACCAATGGAATTACTTTCGGGTGAAAACACTTTTTTCGAAAAGAAATTCCAACCGAATGTCGTCCGTTTTTGCTTCTTGCAAGCCCATTACCGAAGCGTTTTAGACATTTCGAACGAGGCGATGATTGCCAGCGAAAAAGGGCTGAATCGATTGTTGGAAGGGGTAAAACTATTACATAACATCCAGCCAAAATCCAGCTCCTCTTTTTCAGTAAACGACTGGATAACGAGCTGCTACGAAGCAATGAACGATGATTTCAACACCCCAATTCTTATTGCCAATTTATTTGAAGGCGTTCGTTACATCAATTTATTGAATGACAATGTGGCAACACTCAATGCCGAGGATTTAAAGTCGTTTAGTCAATCCGTAAATCAATTTCTTTTTGAGGTCTTGGGACTTAAAGACGAGAAATCAATAGAAAACAATAACGAAAAACTCGAGGGTGTAGTCAACCTGCTTATCCAGATGCGAAATGAGGCTCGTGCCAATAAAGATTTTGCCTTGTCAGACCAGATACGAAATCAATTGATTACGTTAGGAATTCAGTTGAAAGACGGAAAAGAAGGGACTACTTTTAGTGTTCAGTAG
- the folE gene encoding GTP cyclohydrolase I FolE, producing the protein MINNEEFQDEIGNNHISSSAKNPVRPDAFAISDDEKIERIKKDVENMLLTLGMDLTDDSLKGTPNRVAKMFVKEIFGGLNPNKKPNASTFENSYKYGEMLVEKNITVYSTCEHHLLPIIGRAHVAYISNGRVVGLSKINRIVEFYAKRPQVQERLTMQIVQELQMALGTEDVACIIDAKHLCVNSRGIKDIESSTVTSEFGGKFKNEQTRRELLEYIKLDTKF; encoded by the coding sequence ATGATCAACAACGAAGAATTTCAGGACGAAATAGGAAACAATCATATCAGTTCATCAGCAAAAAACCCAGTAAGACCAGATGCTTTTGCTATTTCTGACGATGAAAAAATTGAAAGAATTAAGAAAGATGTAGAAAACATGCTGCTTACCCTAGGTATGGATTTGACAGACGATAGCTTGAAAGGAACGCCGAATCGCGTAGCGAAAATGTTTGTAAAAGAAATTTTTGGCGGATTAAATCCCAACAAGAAACCGAATGCTTCCACTTTCGAAAACAGTTATAAATATGGAGAGATGTTGGTGGAAAAAAACATTACTGTTTATTCTACTTGCGAGCACCACTTATTGCCCATCATCGGAAGGGCACACGTAGCTTATATTTCGAACGGTCGTGTGGTAGGACTGTCTAAAATAAATCGAATTGTTGAATTTTACGCCAAAAGACCTCAAGTACAAGAACGATTAACCATGCAAATTGTGCAAGAACTTCAAATGGCACTTGGGACAGAAGACGTGGCTTGTATCATTGATGCCAAACATTTATGCGTCAACTCCCGCGGTATAAAAGATATCGAAAGTAGTACCGTCACCTCGGAATTTGGTGGGAAATTCAAAAATGAACAGACTCGCAGAGAACTTTTAGAATATATAAAATTAGATACTAAGTTTTAA
- a CDS encoding pyridoxal phosphate-dependent aminotransferase, producing MPSISIRGRKMPESPIRKLAPYADMAKLKGHKVYHLNIGQPDIKSPEIAIEAIKNMDLDIIEYGPSAGYESYRKKLAQFYTRQDVNVSFEDIMITTGGSEALLFALGSIMDPEDEVIIPEPFYANYSAFSAESSARVVPVISTIESGFTLPTIEEFEKAITPKTKAILICNPNNPTGYLYSESEINQLGELVRKHDLFLIADEVYREFIYDERDRHFSVMNLKGIEQNVIMIDSVSKRYSMCGARIGCMVTKNREVIAASMKFAQARLCPPTIEQIACEAAIDTPQSYFDEVISEYKERRDALIAELNTIEGVIVTTPKAAFYCIAQLPVDNTDDFAQWLLENYNLNGETVMVAPAGGFYSTPGVGLNQVRIAYVLKKEDLVRAVQILKKAIEVYNLR from the coding sequence ATGCCTAGTATTTCTATTAGAGGTCGTAAAATGCCCGAATCGCCAATTCGAAAGTTGGCTCCTTATGCTGATATGGCTAAATTAAAAGGCCATAAAGTATACCATTTAAACATAGGTCAACCTGATATAAAAAGTCCCGAAATAGCGATTGAAGCTATCAAAAATATGGACTTAGACATCATAGAATATGGTCCTTCGGCGGGTTATGAAAGTTATAGGAAAAAATTGGCCCAATTTTATACCAGACAAGATGTAAACGTTTCGTTTGAAGACATAATGATTACCACCGGTGGTTCTGAAGCGCTTTTGTTCGCCTTAGGCAGCATTATGGATCCCGAGGACGAAGTTATTATTCCAGAACCCTTTTATGCCAATTACAGTGCCTTTTCAGCTGAATCAAGCGCTAGAGTGGTGCCCGTTATTTCAACTATAGAAAGCGGTTTTACACTACCAACAATTGAAGAATTTGAAAAAGCAATTACTCCCAAAACCAAGGCAATCTTAATCTGTAATCCCAATAATCCGACGGGCTATTTGTATTCAGAATCTGAAATTAATCAATTGGGAGAATTGGTTCGAAAACACGATTTATTTTTAATCGCAGATGAAGTGTATCGCGAATTTATTTACGACGAGAGAGACAGACACTTTTCGGTGATGAACCTAAAAGGAATTGAGCAAAACGTCATAATGATTGATTCTGTTTCCAAAAGATACAGTATGTGTGGCGCACGAATTGGCTGTATGGTTACCAAAAACAGAGAAGTAATCGCTGCTTCGATGAAATTTGCACAAGCGCGCTTATGTCCACCAACCATAGAACAAATCGCTTGTGAAGCTGCCATTGATACTCCACAAAGCTATTTTGACGAAGTGATTTCAGAATACAAAGAGAGAAGAGATGCGCTAATAGCCGAATTGAATACAATTGAAGGTGTAATAGTTACTACTCCAAAAGCTGCTTTTTACTGCATTGCTCAACTCCCCGTTGACAATACCGATGACTTTGCCCAATGGTTGCTCGAAAACTACAATTTAAACGGCGAAACTGTAATGGTTGCGCCAGCTGGCGGTTTTTATTCGACTCCGGGAGTTGGATTGAATCAAGTTCGCATTGCTTATGTATTGAAAAAGGAAGATTTGGTTCGCGCTGTTCAAATCCTAAAGAAAGCCATTGAAGTTTACAATTTGAGATAG
- a CDS encoding aspartyl protease family protein translates to MKQLLFLCFLIVFALPISGQDGFRFDKGVDRVAVPFKNINNLIFIPINVNGVELNFLLDTGVEETILFSMEDKKEVNFYNVEKISLRGLGSETSIEGLKSTNNTLEIKGLKSSNHLLYIVLDQSFNLSSHVGIPVNGIIGYNFFRNNLVEVNYTKKRIVVYDDTDKNREKIGKKFQAVPISIERSKPYLVGNVTINSAEIPTKLLLDIGNSDAIWLFENKERGITIPTKNFEDYLGKGFSGDVEGKRAQISKFSFSKFDFKNPIVAFPDSSSTRNVKMVQDRAGSVGAEILRRFNLVFDYSNKQLFVKKNGSFNSVFKYNKSGVEIQHYGLQWVQETVHLETVPLISTDAAEVRRQMSGNYFKYKFALKPIYIIAQVRKNSPAALSGLQKGDVIVSINSRPGYDYSLEKINALLKSEEEDWISFEVERESQILKFKFQLQNVL, encoded by the coding sequence ATGAAACAACTCCTCTTTTTGTGTTTTTTGATTGTTTTTGCTTTGCCAATTTCGGGACAAGATGGATTTCGCTTTGATAAAGGTGTCGATAGAGTGGCTGTACCTTTCAAAAACATCAATAATTTGATTTTTATTCCCATAAATGTCAATGGTGTTGAATTAAATTTTCTGCTAGATACTGGGGTCGAGGAGACGATTCTCTTTAGTATGGAAGATAAAAAAGAAGTGAATTTTTACAATGTTGAAAAAATTTCGTTACGAGGTTTGGGGAGTGAGACTTCTATCGAAGGGTTGAAATCTACCAATAACACATTGGAAATTAAAGGTTTAAAATCTTCAAATCATCTGCTTTATATCGTGTTGGATCAAAGTTTTAATCTTTCGTCGCATGTTGGAATTCCTGTAAACGGTATTATTGGCTATAATTTTTTTAGAAATAATTTAGTGGAAGTGAACTACACAAAAAAGCGCATCGTTGTATATGATGATACCGACAAAAACAGAGAGAAAATCGGTAAAAAATTCCAAGCTGTTCCTATATCGATCGAGAGGTCTAAGCCCTATCTTGTTGGAAATGTTACTATTAATTCGGCTGAAATTCCTACTAAGTTATTACTCGATATCGGCAACAGTGATGCTATTTGGCTTTTCGAAAACAAAGAAAGAGGAATCACTATTCCAACAAAAAATTTCGAAGACTATTTAGGAAAAGGATTTAGTGGCGATGTCGAAGGAAAAAGAGCGCAGATTTCGAAATTTAGTTTTTCCAAATTTGATTTCAAAAACCCAATAGTGGCTTTCCCAGATTCTTCCTCTACTCGAAATGTAAAAATGGTGCAAGATCGAGCAGGTTCTGTTGGCGCAGAAATTTTACGCAGATTTAATTTAGTTTTTGATTATTCGAATAAGCAACTTTTTGTAAAGAAGAATGGCAGTTTTAATTCAGTTTTCAAGTACAATAAAAGCGGTGTCGAAATTCAGCATTATGGGCTGCAATGGGTTCAGGAAACGGTTCATTTGGAAACGGTTCCTTTGATAAGTACCGATGCTGCAGAGGTACGCCGACAAATGTCAGGAAATTATTTTAAATATAAATTTGCTTTGAAACCAATTTATATTATTGCTCAAGTCAGGAAAAATTCCCCCGCAGCGCTTAGCGGACTTCAAAAAGGAGATGTAATCGTCAGTATCAATAGTAGGCCAGGGTATGATTATAGTTTAGAAAAAATCAATGCTTTATTGAAGTCGGAAGAAGAGGATTGGATTAGCTTTGAAGTGGAACGGGAAAGCCAAATTCTGAAATTTAAATTTCAATTGCAAAACGTGTTGTAA